The Spirosoma sp. SC4-14 DNA window ATCAACATCGACTTGCGAAAAGTCAGGATTGACCGTCAGATCCAGATTCAGCGACGACGTAACGGCCACTTTCGCATCCAGTCCGGCATTTAGCCGATTCTGGGTTGGCACCTGGTTATCGTAGTCGCGGTTTAGGCCCGTTAGCAGGTAAGGTATAATTGAAATATTTGGCCCCGGTTGTGGGGGAGCTTCGTCCCATATCAATACGCCGGTGAGCGCCAGCGAGGCCGTTGGAAACTGGCGCTGAATAGGTGTCCAGGACGATTTTTCGGTGGTTTTGAGATCCTGTCGGCTAAAATTGATACCCCATCGACGGATATCTTTTTTATAGCGAATGGTTTTGAACGGAATAGCCAGTTCAACCACATAGCGGTCGGGGTAGTTTCGTACCTCCGAAACCCATTTGTTATCCCAGCTCAGATTGGCTTTGCCTCCTTCGTAGAGTAAGCCATCCCACTGAGCGCCAGCCGCATTCGTGCCAAACGTAAAGCCATTGGTTTGGTCGTCGAAGGTATCCATGAAAAAAATGAAGTTGTCATTCTTACCAAAAGCCCAGTCGCGCCGGAGCGATTCAACCATGTAAGGTCCTTCAATATACCCATGGTAACAAACAGCACTCAGATAAATATTGCGGTCGTCGTACGTCATACGCACATCGGTCTGAACCCGGGCGCAACTGGTATCCATCGGCAACACCATCCAGAAATCAGTAGCCACTTCGGCATCTTTCCAGGCGGCTTCGTCGATAGACCCATCAATCTGAATTGGCGATTGGGCGCGATGAATATGCAACTGATAGTTCTCGTTTTTCTTTTGAGCGAGTAGCCCCAAAGGCAAAAACAGTAAAAACGTAATTGAAATAGTAAGGGAAAGTTTCACTAAATGACTGTCGGGTATAGAACCAGAGAAGAGAAAACGTATTCTTAAAAGCGCCGAGAACAACTTTTTTACCCCGTTCCCTAAAAAACATACGGGCAACAACCTCCAGGTTATTGCCCGTATGACGTTTATGGCTGGTTGATTTTGCCTTAATTGCCAACCATAAATACAGCATTGCCGAACAGCAATTTACCATTATACCAGAATCCACGGAAAAGCGGATCATCGGCGAGGTAAACGATGCTGCCTCTGCCAAGATTCTGAACGCCCATCAGCAGGGTATTTTTTAACTTTTCTTTCGCATTTTTTCCCGAAAAACCAGCCACATAATTATCTGCTTTCAGATAGCCCACGTTCCAGCCATCTTTCAGGAAATCGAAGTTGAATGCGTTCTGAATCAGCGTGTAATAGCCTCCCGAAAGCCCAAAACCCAGTGGGTGAGTAGTATCAATATTGACCCGATAGATGCTGCCCGGAATATCGTCTGAAATGGCCACTCGCTCCCGGTCGCCGTAGGTTTTGAGCGAGTCGGCTGGATTACCCTTCTCTTTCCCTTTATCTTTTGGTTTTTCTTCCTTTTCTTTCAGGTCGAAGCCATCCTTACCGGCCAGAAACGAAGCCGCCCGTTCCATTGCAATCAGTTTGCCACCGGCCCGGATCCATTCTTTCATGGCCGACAGCGATCGATCGTTCAGATATCGACTATAATTATAATTGGTCGGCAAAATCAGAACATCGAGTTTGCTCCATTGAATGTCGGCTAAAGAAGTACCATTGACGAGCGTAATGGGGTAGTTTAACTCCTGATCGAAATAATGCCAGACTTCGCCCGCCGAGGGAGGAGGTGTTCCATCGCCCACCACCAGAGCAACCCGAGGGGCTTTCAGACCCGTTACGAAATCGGAGCCAAAGTCAGATCCTTTGGCAACAAATCCCGTTTGAACCGGAGTAATGTCGGCACTGGTTTTGGCTGCTTCGGCCTGGACGATGCCGTCGAAGCGGTCGCCAAAGCGTTCGTTACCCGCGCGAGTGATAATGAGTGTGCCCGATGGATACGTTTTATCGTCCAGTTCAAACGGTTTTTCGGCGGCTCTTACCCGAACTTTCTGTTTCAACAGCCCTGCCAGCATCTGCACGGCGGGTAACGATTGCCAGCGAACAACGTAAGCATAGGGTTTTGTGACGGTACTGGAGGCTGGTTTGCTGGCCGTAGGGATAGGGCCAGGTGTCAGGCGTGTAGTCAGCCCATAGGTTTGCAAGCCAAAGGCGTAGGGCAACGACCAGGCCGTAATATCATACGTGGCTGAATCTTCCAGATTGGAGTTTGGTTCGAACAGGATTTTGAGTAGTGTTGATTTAGGCTGATAGGCGCTAATCAGCATGTCTTCAGCAGCTACCGAAACCGTTTTGTCATTTTTCTGAGTCGTATAGTTGAATCCTGCCAATGTTTGGGCTTTCCCTGCATAGCCATACGTGATTTTATTACGGTCAAGCAGTTGCTGTAGTGCCTTAAGACGCCCGGCATCTCCATTCGATTTAATGATATACGTTTTATAGGGACCTACTGGCGAGTTTCGCGATTTGTCGAAAAACTGACCAAATTCTTTTACCACTTCGGCAGGTCGATCGGCAACGGATTCGAGCGTGGCAATACTGGCAGTATAGTGGTGGTCGATTCGCTGACGAAGGGTAAGCGTGTCGCCATCCTGTTTTTCGATAGCAAGACCGGCTCTTGAGTTGCCACCCTGTTCGTAGGTCATACCAATAGCGCCATTATAAGTGGGATAGGTATCACCATAGCTGGGATAGAACAGGTCAAAACGTTCGCGGGTGTAGTAGAGCCAGCCATTACGGTCGAAATAGCGGCTGCAATATTGGCCAATGGTTTGCTGAAACTGGCGTTGAAATGGTGTAATGTCTTCGTGATAGGGCTTGGCTGAAGGGGCAAAATAGTAAGGGCTCTCTACCCCCATCTCATGAAAGTCGCCGTGCAGATGAGGCATCCATTGCTGATACAGTGCCATCCGGTGCTGGGTAATTTCCTGGGTTTGCCAGGCCCAGTCGCGGTTGGGGTCGAAGAGGTAGTGGGTATAGCGACCACCCGGCCAGGGTTCAACGTGCTCGCGGGCAAAAGGCGTTGGATTAGGGTTCTGACCCATCATCTGATTGTACCAGTTCACATAGCGGTCATGCCCATCGGGATTTAAGCCAGGGTCCAGAATAACCACCGTCGTGTTCATGATTTTCTGGGAAACTGCATCAGTGGGGTCCAGTAGCCTATATAGCACTTCCATAAAGGCTTCCGAGCTAACAGCCTCGTTACCATGAACGTTGTAGCTAAGCCAGGCTATGGGAGGCTGGTTAGTACCCGACGGCTGGCCATCGAGCATGCCAATCCGCTTCAGATTATTGGTTCTGATTTCGTCAAGTCGGGCCATGTTGGCTTCAGACGCAACAGCAACGGCCATTAACTGGCGTCCCTCGTGTGTTGTGCCATAGGGAAGTAGCCTGACGCGGGCAGGCATTTGTCGGGCCACCTGCTGGGCATAGGCCAGAACGCGATAATGAGGAGTAAAACGCTCGCCAATTTTATAGCCGAGAAATTGAGCGGGAGAATCCGGACGGGAAGACGAATTGCTGGAGGTTTGCGATGAAGCCGTCAGCGACGTAAGTGCCAGGACCGCCAGTAGAAAAAGATGTTTCATGTATGCGGTAAAAAAGTTAGAAAGCTAACATCCTCAAAAATAGTAGTAAATCGTTCCAGAAAACTTTTTTTGAAAATTTTTTTGCGGTGGGTATTGCATTATAAAAACATCTGCCTACCTTTGCACCACGATTCGCCAACGCAGCGGCAACAAAGCTAAAACGTTGGGTCTTGGTTACAAGACGGCCGATTCGTCTAGCGGTTAGGACATCGCCCTTTCACGGCGGTAACACGGGTTCGATTCCCGTATCGGTCACTAACATTTGAATTGAAAGCCCCAAATTCACCAGAATTTGGGGCTTTTTCATTCTATATGCCTGGCTGATCGGCGGTCTAGCCTCTGTATCGATGCCTGATTTGAAAGGGCACCGATTGCCGTTGGGAAGGGGTAATAGGAACTCGCTACCGCTATGGGCAAGTTAATTCTTTGGCTGAAAATCGGTTAGCAGAAATTTGGACATTTTATAGATTGGTTGCCTGACCAGTCTATACGATTTCATCAAATAGCCGTAGCCCGGTCAGTACCCGACTGCGGGTGGGAGTATTTTTAAAATAGCGATTAAAATCGAGCCAGGCCCATATGTCGGCAATTGTAAGACTAAAGTCACCCGCTGCCTGCCAGAGTGATACGCCAGATAAACGGAAACGAATAAATAGCGGAAAGTTTTTTCTGAATTTATAGTTAGTTTCTATACCATAACTGTTGGTCAGAACGTCGACCAGGGAGGGAACATTTTCGGGCTGGTGTGCATACAAAGCATCATAGAGCGATGCAGCTATATAACGCTGTTGGATCTGAGTAGACGCATACAGAACTTCATTCCGGTTAGTCCTGAAGTGCAGATAAGCTGGCTTTTGTAGCCAAAGCGCAATCTGCATGGCAATCATCTGGTGAAGGGTTCTCAGTTTAATTTTTGAGGATTCCTGATCCAGAAATGGCTCAAACGAAAGCGTAAACAGATCTATACAATTAGCGATCGAAGGATTGGTAAATACCACGCTTGGCGCATCCAGTTGATTCAGCGCATATAGGCAATAGCGAATAATTTTATACCAGTGAGTTTCTTTAAGGACGATAGTGGGGTAAAACTCTATTTTGTAGCCCAGTATCGTATTGATAGATCTATTCTGTGCTTCCAGAAGTTCGTCGAAAGCGTCTCGTTGTGTTATACCATTGATACGGTGACGAAAGAAAAGAGTTTGATCAGCCCAGTCGGTAATTCGTGGACTTAATGTTTTTAGCAGCATAGACCGAAATCCGTTCCGTTTAGACCGATTGTGGCTGTTTCTGATCGCCATTGTTACCATATCGGTCAACGCCAGCAACGATAGACTGCCAGATAGCAGTGTTTCGGGGGAGTGGTTTACGGTTGCCTCTGTAGGTGTTTTTACCATGGTGCTTTGCATCAGCTATTTGTATTCATGGCATATTCTGTTTTGGAAAATGCAGAAGCTGCTTAATCCGTCAATAGCATAAAGTAGTATACAGTACTCTTTTAGTAGGGTATTATAAAGTATCTAAAAGGCGATTCGATTAAAATAATATATATTAAAAAGTACAGTTCTGGTGGTATGTATAAAAAATGTTTAAAAAATTAGTGATACTAAATGATAAAATTTAAATGTTGATAATTATGCAATTATAGAAATAACCATAATTATATTGTTACCGATAGATAGAAAAAATAACATTATATATATCTTACTTCATAGTGTGTACTTACTATTAAGTTTCATTCGGCAATTGATGATTCCTGGGTTTTTAATGTGTTCTAATCGTTACCTATCCGGAGTGTATGTGAAGTGAGCTGAATTTGAGCGGTAGGTTTTAGTATTTATCTGGAATTAACAGGTAGGTGCTTAATTTAATTTGGAATAATTCTAAATCTAAAAGTACTTTGCAACGCCAATCCACCAGATGCTGGTGCTTATCTGAAGGCAATGCGATTTATGTCAC harbors:
- a CDS encoding M14 metallopeptidase family protein, which translates into the protein MKHLFLLAVLALTSLTASSQTSSNSSSRPDSPAQFLGYKIGERFTPHYRVLAYAQQVARQMPARVRLLPYGTTHEGRQLMAVAVASEANMARLDEIRTNNLKRIGMLDGQPSGTNQPPIAWLSYNVHGNEAVSSEAFMEVLYRLLDPTDAVSQKIMNTTVVILDPGLNPDGHDRYVNWYNQMMGQNPNPTPFAREHVEPWPGGRYTHYLFDPNRDWAWQTQEITQHRMALYQQWMPHLHGDFHEMGVESPYYFAPSAKPYHEDITPFQRQFQQTIGQYCSRYFDRNGWLYYTRERFDLFYPSYGDTYPTYNGAIGMTYEQGGNSRAGLAIEKQDGDTLTLRQRIDHHYTASIATLESVADRPAEVVKEFGQFFDKSRNSPVGPYKTYIIKSNGDAGRLKALQQLLDRNKITYGYAGKAQTLAGFNYTTQKNDKTVSVAAEDMLISAYQPKSTLLKILFEPNSNLEDSATYDITAWSLPYAFGLQTYGLTTRLTPGPIPTASKPASSTVTKPYAYVVRWQSLPAVQMLAGLLKQKVRVRAAEKPFELDDKTYPSGTLIITRAGNERFGDRFDGIVQAEAAKTSADITPVQTGFVAKGSDFGSDFVTGLKAPRVALVVGDGTPPPSAGEVWHYFDQELNYPITLVNGTSLADIQWSKLDVLILPTNYNYSRYLNDRSLSAMKEWIRAGGKLIAMERAASFLAGKDGFDLKEKEEKPKDKGKEKGNPADSLKTYGDRERVAISDDIPGSIYRVNIDTTHPLGFGLSGGYYTLIQNAFNFDFLKDGWNVGYLKADNYVAGFSGKNAKEKLKNTLLMGVQNLGRGSIVYLADDPLFRGFWYNGKLLFGNAVFMVGN